The DNA segment CTCAACCTCACATCCCCCACACTCCGATGGATTGACCCTGAAACGTTTCTTCCCGGTAAAATATCTTGTCGTCCCAGGATTTGTTTTCATCCCGGTCAAAGATCACCAGATGGCCCGCCTCGGCGCCGCACCGGTCCATGTACTGGAAGGTCTGCTCAAGGCCTTCGGCAATCGTTTTTTCAAGACTTTTGTAAAGTATTTTGAGTTCGATCACACTCCGCTTCTCGCCTTTGTCATGGGGCCACACGAGCAAAAGATCAGTCCGCCTTCTGCCAAGGCCGTATTCCCTGTAAATGGACCCCCCGCCGTTTACGATGCGCTGCAAAAACGCCTGCAGCAGCAGTTGGGGGCCGGCTTCCTTGTAATCGAAGCGCTCAATCCATACTTCCGAGTTTTCCCTGAAAAATTGTTGAAATTTTTCCAGCAGTTTTTTCATGTCAATGACGCCGTCTTTTGCGACATACCATGCCGGATCGAAACGCGGCGCCATGTTTTCCTGGGTGATAAGGGTCAGCTCTCTCGGGATGACCTCCATATATATGGCGTTGGATATGACAAAA comes from the Candidatus Desulfarcum epimagneticum genome and includes:
- a CDS encoding conserved hypothetical protein (Evidence 4 : Unknown function but conserved in other organisms), producing the protein MEVIPRELTLITQENMAPRFDPAWYVAKDGVIDMKKLLEKFQQFFRENSEVWIERFDYKEAGPQLLLQAFLQRIVNGGGSIYREYGLGRRRTDLLLVWPHDKGEKRSVIELKILYKSLEKTIAEGLEQTFQYMDRCGAEAGHLVIFDRDENKSWDDKIFYREETFQGQSIGVWGM